The following proteins are co-located in the Apium graveolens cultivar Ventura chromosome 5, ASM990537v1, whole genome shotgun sequence genome:
- the LOC141660169 gene encoding uncharacterized protein LOC141660169 codes for MKKNKALGPDGFTVEFYLAAWDTVDRLKHVMPHIINISQSAFVQGRQISDNIFMAQELFHGYTRVSGVPKCALKIDLHKAFDFLDWDFLMEAMHKKRQGDPISPYLFTIAMNVLSTLLSKTPHNFRFHWKCKSLKLIHIFYANDMLLFTLGDTSSITHAMQCLALFSSWSGLTASVDKSTVFFGGCSSDFVQWHFLLPSSVHATIQSIFTRLLWKGDLHNKGGAKVSLVHLCIPIEEGGVGLRNSKEWNKAQLLRHLCKVISNSPSLCALWINSTDLKNTLFWTLTEPSDCSWIWRKVLQLRPLARQFIRYLIGNGQRTSLWFDPWWNNTCLASHTRDPIISQVRSSPNVLVHSLIASGSWCLLVPSTTSRHTSPTLVAWLRDFSPTTVNLTTQDSITWDGVSLVKVKTWHIWDSIRRRLPEVPWHSFIWHKLTVTRYAYLE; via the exons ATGAAAAAGAACAAAGCTCTGGGACCTGATGGATTCACGGTTGAATTTTATCTGGCTGCGTGGGACACTGTTG ATAGACTAAAGCATGTTATGCCTCATATCATCAATATATCCCAGTCTGCTTTTGTGCAAGGCCGACAAATTTCTGATAATATTTTTATGGCACAAGAGCTTTTTCATGGCTATACTCGGGTTTCAGGTGTGCCTAAATGTGCTCTAAAGATTGATCTTCACAAGGCCTTCGATTTTCTTGACTGGGACTTTCTTATGGAAGCTATGCACAA GAAAAGACAAGGGGACCCAATCTCCCCTTATCTTTTTACCATTGCTATGAATGTTCTCTCAACCTTGCTTTCTAAGACCCCTCACAATTTTCGATTTCACTGGAAATGCAAGTCCTTAAAGCTCATACATATTTTCTATGCAAATGATATGCTCTTGTTCACTCTTGGTGATACGAGCTCTATTACCCATGCTATGCAGTGCCTTGCTTTATTCTCTTCTTGGAGTGGTTTGACTGCCAGTGTCGACAAAAGCACGGTGTTCTTTGGTGGTTGCTCATCAGATTTTGTTCAATG GCATTTCTTGTTGCCTAGTTCTGTGCACGCCACAATTCAGAGCATCTTTACTAGACTTCTTTGGAAAGGTGATTTACATAATAAGGGAGGGGCCAAAGTTTCTTTGGTTCATCTGTGTATACCTATCGAAGAAGGAGGAGTTGGTCTTAGAAACTCGAAGGAGTGGAATAAGGCGCAGCTTCTTCGTCACCTATGCAAAGTTATATCTAATTCCCCATCCCTTTGTGCCTTGTGGATTAACTCTACTGATCTAAAGAATACTCTTTTTTGGACTCTCACGGAACCCTCAGACTGCTCTTGGATTTGGCGTAAAGTGCTTCAGCTTCGTCCTTTGGCTCGTCAATTTATTCGTTATCTTATTGGGAATGGTCAAAGAACATCTCTATGGTTCGATCCTTGGTGGAATAATACTTGTCTTGCCTCCCACACTCGAGATCCTATTATTTCTCAAGTGAGATCCTCTCCTAACGTTCTTGTGCACTCTCTTATTGCCTCAGGATCATGGTGCCTCCTAGTGCCTTCGACTACCTCTCGCCATACTAGTCCAACTCTTGTGGCTTGGCTCCGTGATTTTTCCCCTACCACTGTTAATCTCACTACTCAAGACTCTATCACCTGGGATGGTGTTTCTCTAGTTAAGGTTAAAACTTGGCATATTTGGGATTCAATACGTCGTAGACTCCCGGAAGTACCTTGGCACTCCTTTATTTGGCATAAGTTAACTGTTACTCGTTATGCTTACCTTGAGTGA